DNA from Phragmites australis chromosome 16, lpPhrAust1.1, whole genome shotgun sequence:
TCTCATTTTTGAACCCTAGTGCCGGTGACGCAAAGAGAGCAATACCCCACTTAGCCTAGCAAATGGATAGTAGTATCAACCCCGGGTCCCCGGTGAACCAATTGGAGATGAGGTCATTCATGTATACCTGAATATGTGCAATGCATTCAAAACAGACGATGGACGTCAAACAGACTCGCCAATAGAGGTTGGCCGCACAACTTGATTTGCCTATTTTTGCAGAAGAGAgactcactactacaaaaattatttttagaggcgggtcATAACCCATTACCACAGGCGCTTAGCTAACCCACGTGTGATCgaaggtggttcacataaggaaccgcctgtgaaaataacaattatcacaggcggttttttacgtgaaccgcctgtgaaaatgaatcTATTTCTGTAGgcggtttacataaggaaccgcatgtgaaaatgtttcattttcacagcgtggttccttatgtgaaccgtctgtgaaaatgatttttaCAGGCGATTCACATAAGGATCCGCCTGTATTTCCACAgcgcggttccttatatgaaccgcctatgaaaataatttttacagacggttcacataagaatccacctatgaaaattaattttcacagacgatcTGATATCGCACGGGACCCTAACTTACTACTCAGACGGTTTGTCATTTTAACCGCCTATACAAATAAACTCTGgatgtcttaaaaaatagttttttcatAGTGACTGACACGCGGCAGCATCTCTTCGCATAATGTACGTTCACCAAACATGTCTAGTCTTTTATCGGGGTCTGGACTCTGCAACCATCCATCCAGCTGATGGTCTGACGCCGTATCGATAGCATCGTCAATTGGTGGGCAGCTATGGCTAATACACCGAACACGCCGAGGCAAGGGCTCAAATCGCTCATTATCCTGATCAGCTAGGAGATTTGAAAGGAGCACAACAATAGAATTTTCAATAGCTCGTACAAATTGGCTCTCAGTGTTGCCCAAAGGATCAAGAAGAGGCTGAATTGTGGGATCTTGTAGGAGCGTGGTGCCTGAGTGCATAATACGGAGAGAGTAGGATTTTGCtacccttttttctttttctttttttaactctGCCGGTACTTCTTCTTAGTTAATATAAAGGGTAGTTCTCCTGTCCttccgttaaaaaaaaaagactatttgcgaggcgcctcctcctccaaagGTGACTGCAGCCATTGCGTCTCTAACTCTGGTGAGCAGTGGTTCGATCAGGAAAGCTGCTGCAACGCTGGCTGCGGAAGAAGATGAGTAATTAGGCACTTAGTTTCGtttgatttttcttgttgcGCCCTTGGTTGTGAGTAATCGCTTAAGGTCTTGTCTTGCTCGGTAATCCTTGGTGAGCAAGAGTGTCGGTTGTGTTTGCGCCCGTTGCACATGTATCTGATTCTTTCTTATTAATATATGAGTCGGTATTTTcagatcttaatttttttttggagttTCCAAGTTTTGTTCTACTGTAAACTAATACAGTTTATGCATTGGCTAAACAAGTATACTAACTCTACTCTATGTTCAAAAACCTTAGAATTagaaatataagttattttcaTGTCGATCTTCTACTTAAGTTATCACTGTCAACTGAGCTCGAGCAAGTCAGTACCCAGGCTCAAGCTTGGCACAAATTTGAGCCGAGCTTGAATAAGCTTGGTTGGCCGTTGAGCTCCGAGGTAGTGTGGAGCTCAACGTCGAGCTCGCCCAATAGAAGCTTGTCAACACACAACTTAAAAAAAGCAAACAGTATCTCAGAACCAAGTTCCTAAAACAAacacaaacatttttttttcttgttcctaAAGCAAGTAAGCATACCCTAGATTTCGCATTTAAGTTTCTAATGCATACATGCTACTGAATAACACGCACAACAAGAAATGTTTTATCCTCAATAGcatcaaaggaaaaaaaaaaaggcattggAAACACGAGATGGGAAACAAGGAAAAACATGTGCTGGAGTTAGTAGAGTTAAAATAGTTAGATTTGGGCCTTTGTCTCATTTCTTGGGCCTGCGGGTTCAGTTAGGTTGGGCAAGGAAATTAGGACACACGCACGGCCCACATAAACAAACCAGTTTACCCTTTCGTGAGGTTGGATGTCAGCTTTAAGCTGCAGTCGCTATTCCGATCGCCTATGACGAAGAAGACAGGAAACTCTTTGCAAGTTTCACGATGTAATATTTCTCAGAAGTCTATAATCTTAATGTTATATCAATAAAATGATAACTCAGttcctctaaaaaaataaacaaaccaGTTTACTCGAGCTATTTGAGCTCGAGCTGAGCTCACCAAGGCTGAGCTTTGGCTCAAGGTCGAGCTCGAGCAGAGCCTACAACGAGCCGAAATTCAGTAGTTTCCTCAAGCTTTTTTTTCTGGGTGGGGCCGTTTGGTCGACTACAGCCGAAGAACGGAGAAGAAAGAAACAGCCGAGTCCAGAGCTAGAAGAAGCCGCCGAGCAGAGGAAGGGGAGGGAAGCAACGGCGAAATGACGATCCGGTTCGTGCTGTTCGTGAACAAGCAGGGCCAGACACGTCTGGCGCAGTACTACGAGCACCTCTCCCTCGACGAGCGCCGCGCCCTCGAGGGCGAGATCGTCCGCAAGTGCCTCGCCCGCACCGACCAGCAGGTTCGCAAGCCTCATCCTCCTCACCCCGATCTCCTCCACCCGTCCGCTGATTCGATCCCCAACCTGCTCGGTTCTTGCTTGCCTTTGCGGATCCAAGAATCGTAGCTATCCCCCTCGCAAATCTTGGGCCCAGATCGAGAGGAGGGCGTGTTCTTGGATCTGGATCCGTAGAAGTTCTTTTGCCCTTCCGATTTCTGAGACTTGTGCTGGGTTGTGCTGTTGCAGTGTTCGTTCGTGGAGCACCGGAACTACAAGGTCGTGTACAGGCGCTACgcctccctcttcttcctcgtcgGCGTCGACAACGATGAGGTGTGATTCGGACCTCTCCCCCGTCTCCCGTCTTTGTGAATTTACATCACTACCACGCCAATTAGGCTGTCTTTGGAAGCCTTTGGAATATCACTTTTGTGGTGGAGGTTTTAGCTCTTGCCAACTATTTTTGTTCAGCCATTGGTAAGTAGCGGAGGAAGGGTTTCAATAGGGACAGACATTGTGCAATTTGTAGACCAAAGGGTACAAAGACCTTAAAGCAGTGATCTTTCTTACGTGTACTGTGGTATAAGTACTATTGAACAATCATCCATCCTTGGCACTGCTATGTGCAAGTCTGAATTTGGCGACTGTACAGTTATTACTCCATGGCGACTGTACAGTTATTACTCCATATCGAAGAGAACCGATTACCAATCCAGATTAGTTTCTCACTGATCGAGTGATACTTGCTATTGTAAACGAAATTGAATAATCTTGGTATTAGGTTTGATGCCATGGATTTATCTCTTGTTCATTCATTGAAGGAAATTGGCACACAGCAGGATTTCATATGGGATGGATATGCCAGTGGGAATGACCTTTCATGGGATTTTCATAGTATTGCTAGTACTATTAGATTGTTCTTTGATGGCACTTTTTGTAGGGATGTACTTTTATATTTGTTGACCGAAGGGTAGACATATCTTAAAAGATGATCTTTGTTTGAGCtcaccccaacttgcttgggacaaaaggCTTTGTTGGCCCTTTCAAAGTACTGTTGCTCTATGAGAAATCCACAGCTCTGCATATGTATCTATATCCTGTGTGTGCTGCATTGTCTGGTTCTCACTTCTCTAGTCCCTGGCTTAGAATGAGTATAGTTGTAATTGCCAATATTCCATTTTgtgcattagagttttattcCTTCTAGTATTATCATTCATAACAATTTGTTTGTCTTATCAAGAAAATATTTCTAACTAGTTTATATTGCAGCTTATCATTTGCAAATGGATGCTAGATGATACGTCAATTTTGTTGTACTTAGATTGCATTCTAGTTATTCGCCCattccttgttcttctttttaaaaaaaagggagaaTACATTGTAGAAACTAAGTGTCTTTGCATTTTGAAGAAGAAAGGCTCAATTTGAGCCAAAGAGGAGTATTAAACACCTCTTTCATTCTTTCCTTGAATTATGCAAATGGGTGCTAGATAGTTTGTCAATTTTGTTTCAATTAGATTgcattcaaatttttcttcaattctttTTCTTATCAAAAAAGGAGAATTAATAGAGGAACTAGGTATCTTTGCATTTTGAAGAAGAAAGGCTCATTATGAGCCAAAGAGGACTATTCTTTTTCCCTGATTGAACTATGGAAATTCTTGAGGCATTAGCTCCCACTGGTACATCTGACGTATCTATTTCATCCTGTTTGGCAGAATGAGTTAGCTGTCCTCGAATTCATACATCTATTTGTGGAAACTATGGACCGCCACTTTGGCAATGTGGTAAGCTTGCATAATCCCAAGCATTATGTCTCTCAGAATTGTTAAAATACTCGCATAACTAGGGCTAATGCtactattcttttttctttccttttccctgCCAGTGTGAGCTTGACATCATGTTCCATCTGGAGAAGGTGCACTTCATGCTGGAAGAGATGGTGATGAATGGTTGCATTGTGGAGACAAGTAAACAGAACATCTTGGCACCGATCCAGCTTATGGAGAAAAGTTCTTAAAAATTGTTACCTCCAAATGTCTGGTTCACCATCCTCTGCTTCTTAacaccaccgcctctcccctGCAATAGATTTTTCCGTCTGTATCTGAGTGCCAACAATTTGCTCTAAGCATAGATTATTGAATTGACCTTATTGGAAGCCATCAGATCATTTATGATGCTGAAGATAAGGTGGCATTTCTTCCTTTTATGTTACCACAACTTGTCCAAAATGGATGTTGTTCTAGTCACCTAGAATGCGTATATTTTTAATGACTCTTGCAGACATATAATTTAAAGTAATGCTGAAAGGTGTATATTGAATATTAGTTCCCTAAACTACAAGCAAAACAGAACGGACTAGACGGAACTAGACGGAGTATTTTTGCTGTGACAACTGTTTCGACATGCGTTACCTTTACACCTTAGGGTTGTTTTGTCTTAGCCGAATACCCTGACCTCCATGGAATGGAACATTCACCTCCATGTGGATAGATGattttcttatatattttttccaaaattttcaaaattacatGTCTGTTTTAAAAATAATGAAGTCTACCCTATGATCGTCCGTTGAACGGGTGACATCTTGTGAGTATCGGTTAGCAGCGTACTTAATAATCGGGGAGATGAAGGTCTCATTCGTTCAGCTGGCGAGAACAAGGTCCATCCAAAAGGTCTCGCCTGCTGAGGGGGCAAGGTCTTTTGAGTATTTAGGCCGGCCCAGCCGGTCCTACCGACGTCAGCACTTCATTTGATACTCATTTAGccaagagaggagaggagagggaggagaacgGAGGGAGAAAAGAGGtaaaaattttctatttttttaacaaactcGGTAGAATAACAACTAGTactaggttttgacataggtAGATGTTAGATCTAGGTTTTATTTTACATACATGGTAGTATAGCCACTAGAAGTAGGATAAAatatagatctaggtttagaattagggttagatatagttcaacaattagatcatatttatacatatattttagcaattagaaatagtatttagacatattttaggtattagatgtaggatatagacatagtgtagtcataattgatatgatagatgtaggatttagatgtgtttgatgtagcaaaTCGAGAATAtattgttgcagtatagattacatgttgtgCTAcgcttgtaatgaattttgcattgtagatgtagtttagCATGATTCTTTCTGTTATGTCGCAATAATGTCATagtttttgtcgatggttgcCAAGTATAACAGATATGTgaaaatttaggattttttttatagggaTAGTGAAATCTTATATGGCCCGGAAGGGGTAGTACTGTCCGTATTTAAGTCAAGAGAAAAGGGTATATCCAGATCAATGCACAAAAGTATCGGACACTTGTATGCCTagttgatgcggggtttcaaaattgaccccgaggttcaagagatgactatTAGCATCGTTGGCAACCGTTACAGAGAATGTGTGTACTGGGGGGGTGTTCCTGCTATGAGAAGATGAATTGTGGAAGAGGTACCTGCAtgatgttgtgcacagaggttggcctcctatgttgattgtgcaatggaagaataagaagGCAGTTGGGGAGATACAGGGTGGAGCGTACGCAAaagaggagggtgatgaggaagagtatgatgaagatgtcaatctggatggtgcacattcatcggattatccgactgaactgaccggtgaggcagacgagggggaacaaatcccttctctaattgaacagatggagcgggatgatATTCAGGCTGATGAAACTCCTGAGTATGACAgctcggatgatgaggatgatgttcCCATTCTCACGGATTGgaacaatccaaacttcaacaaccttgtggtgaatgagagGAATCAAGTAGTCTGGGAGTATatgcagaatgaggtgacccaagGTACTAGGTATCTTACCAGTCAagccatgaaggatgttgtgactCAATGAGCGACCTCGCTTCGACGtcagttttatgttgtcaagtcaagcaagaaggaatatgatatgTAGTGCGTGAATGAGGGCTGCGCGTGACGGGTGCACGGCTTTAAgaggaagtgggttgactattgggaggtgtcgattgtggtggaacacacttgcatgatggacgaacttgagcgCAGCCACATGAATATCACCTCAGGCTTTGTtgccaatgtgatgtacgctCAGATTGTGGACAGCCTGAACTACGAACCAGGGTCCATAATCAGGTAAATTTGAGGAGGAGtataagtacactatcagctacaacaaggcatggagggcgaagaggaatgcaattgagatgaggttcaggaCCTATGAAGCGTCGTATGAGAATCTACCACATTTGCTGCAGACTATTGCTCGATGGAACTTGGGGACATATTAAGACATTGATAAGTACCCATTGATCTCCAAACCTAGCAAGTACATCCTGAAGCGATGTTTCTTCGCAATAGGGGcatgtatcgaagctttcaagcattgtcaGCCTATCATGTGCATCGACGACACTTTCCTTACCGACAAGTACATAGGacagatcctgactgctattggggttgacgGGAATAATCaagttctaccgttggcctttgcatttgtggagagtgagaacaacaatagttggtattggtttctgtaccgtgtgaggatgataattgttggttcTCGGCCAA
Protein-coding regions in this window:
- the LOC133896355 gene encoding AP-4 complex subunit sigma-like; amino-acid sequence: MTIRFVLFVNKQGQTRLAQYYEHLSLDERRALEGEIVRKCLARTDQQCSFVEHRNYKVVYRRYASLFFLVGVDNDENELAVLEFIHLFVETMDRHFGNVCELDIMFHLEKVHFMLEEMVMNGCIVETSKQNILAPIQLMEKSS